One window of Quercus robur chromosome 12, dhQueRobu3.1, whole genome shotgun sequence genomic DNA carries:
- the LOC126708528 gene encoding uncharacterized protein LOC126708528, whose product MRQRRNRSRSRRYDDRGSDSPKERQPYNAAMDAMSRALRRAARLSFSNEIEQAFMLSRFTLPPFNSYDGKTDPMEHVSHYIHMMPLHTHNDTLMCKVFLSSLGSTTLRWFNRLQKGSIHNFAELIQEFGVQFVMCSRVPQPVDPLLSIKMRVGETLWSYASRYWELYNEIGGGNEKIAASTFRMGLPEDSKLRESLTKRPPGDMRQLMRRIKKYKRLEDDRLQSKGKAPLLSHSWQGVFPTRPRKDFRMQEPKA is encoded by the coding sequence ATGCGTCAGCGCCGAAACCGTTCACGTTCACGCAGATATGACGACCGTGGTTCGGATTCCCCGAAGGAACGACAGCCCTACAATGCTGCCATGGACGCAATGAGCCGGGCCTTACGAAGAGCTGCTCGGTTGTCATTCTCAAACGAAATTGAACAGGCCTTTATGCTGAGCCGATTTACACTGCCACCGTTTAACTCCTATGATGGGAAGACAGACCCGATGGAACACGTCAGTCATTATATCCATATGATGCCTTTGCATACACACAATGATACGCTGATGTGTAAGGTGTTCCTCTCAAGTCTTGGCTCCACGACCTTGAGATGGTTTAATCGGTTACAAAAAGGTTCCATTCACAATTTTGCCGAGCTGATCCAGGAGTTTGGCGTTCAATTCGTGATGTGTAGTCGGGTGCCACAACCGGTGGACCCGCTGCTTTCCATAAAAATGAGGGTCGGTGAAACCCTTTGGAGTTATGCCAGTCGGTATTGGGAGCTATACAATGAAATCGGTGGGGGTAATGAGAAGATTGCGGCAAGCACTTTCAGGATGGGGCTTCCCGAGGACTCTAAACTACGGGAGTCGCTGACGAAAAGACCACCCGGggatatgaggcaacttatGAGGCGTATTAAGAAGTATAAACGTCTCGAAGATGATCGGCTGCAGAGTAAGGGTAAGGCCCCGTTGCTGAGTCACTCCTGGCAGGGCGTTTTTCCCACGAGACCAAGGAAGGATTTTAGGATGCAAGAACCAAAAGCATAA